One genomic window of Parasteatoda tepidariorum isolate YZ-2023 chromosome 9, CAS_Ptep_4.0, whole genome shotgun sequence includes the following:
- the LOC122272547 gene encoding latent-transforming growth factor beta-binding protein 1-like, with protein sequence MSRERFVKLFCFLLLSFTFNFTHTKAEEKDFELSNAFRDVENHGAISADVCNSTKDCNFLGQCINIAGENICDCYYNGLSGKNCEIIDECFQNSGMCGADGDADCSFHMMKKKAYCKCKEEGQRFDEPTKKCVPQKKCTNHKECHNGAVCEEREGDEKYCSCEYGTSGDFCDIIQECVDNPNLCGDAECRYNTLLRRAFCYCDDINQRFDWSSKSCVNRKQSFSKEGLILEIATLSSVSTFKRDLYFVFKETTAENPVSQR encoded by the exons ATGAGTAGGGAAAGATTTgtgaaactattttgttttttattattatcatttacttttaactttaCTCATACAAAGGCAGaggaaaaagattttgaattatcAAATGCGTTCAGGGATGTTGAAAATCACGGTGCCATCTCCGCag atGTTTGCAATTCAACAAAAGACTGTAATTTCTTGGGACAATGCATCAATATTGCAGGAGAAAATATTTGCGATTGTTATTACAATGGATTGAGCGGTAAGAACTGTGAGATAATTGatgaatgttttcaaaacaGTGGTATGTGCGGCGCAGATGGGGACGCCGATTGTTCGTTCCACATGATGAAAAAGAAAGCCTACTGCAAATGCAAAGAAGAAGGTCAAAGATTTGATGAACCAACGAAGAAATGCGTGCCACAAA AGAAATGCACAAATCATAAAGAATGCCACAATGGTGCTGTTTGCGAAGAAAGAGAAGGAGATGAGAAATATTGTTCTTGTGAATATGGAACGAGCGGAGATTTCTGCGACATCATCCAAGAGTGTGTCGACAATCCTAATCTGTGCGGTGATGCGGAATGCAGGTACAATACTCTACTTCGACGTGCATTCTGTTATTGCGACGACATCAACCAAAGGTTCGACTGGTCATCGAAAAGCTGCGTTAATCGAA AGCAAAGTTTTTCGAAGGAAGgcttaatattagaaatagcCACTCTCAGTTCTGTTTCTACATTCAAGCGAGATCTATATTTTGTCTTCAAAGAAACCACAGCAGAAAATCCAGTTTCACAAAGGTAA
- the LOC122272194 gene encoding zinc finger BED domain-containing protein 5-like has protein sequence MNEANIEWKNWVGICTDGARSMSGRYQSIQALVKQKSPQCVWTHCMIHREALASKEMSPGLNIVLTTVVTVVNYIKMRPLKSRIFSALCKDMGSVHSALVFYCEARWLSRGKFLQRVYELREEIAIFLEEENRPEAENFRDGLFVMKLGYLVDIFEKLNNLNLQLQGANSHLLDTSDKVNAFCRKLELWSRNLKQKNLTMFTNVDDSAKTYKAEELHVKVVFVTIENHLXYFPADDKLIASYEWVRNPFHKTPERLSIDEEEKFIDFTTRGEIKIQFNKSLFEFWAGG, from the coding sequence atgaacGAGGCAAACATAGAATGGAAAAATTGGGTCGGAATATGCACAGATGGTGCTCGTTCAATGTCCGGAAGATACCAAAGTATACAAGCACTTGTAAAGCAAAAATCGCCTCAGTGCGTCTGGACACATTGCATGATCCACAGGGAAGCTTTGGCTTCGAAAGAAATGAGTCCTGGTCTGAACATTGTGTTAACTACGGTTGTAACCgtagtaaattatataaaaatgagacCCCTGAAATCGAGAATCTTTTCCGCACTTTGCAAAGACATGGGTTCAGTACATTCAGCGTTAGTATTTTATTGCGAGGCAAGATGGTTATCACGTGGGAAATTTTTGCAACGTGTTTATGAATTAAGAGAAGAAATTGCTATTTTCCTAGAAGAAGAAAACAGACCGGAAGCTGAGAATTTTCGCGATGGtttatttgtgatgaaattgGGTTACTTGGTCGACATATtcgagaaattaaataacttgaatCTTCAACTCCAAGGTGCAAATTCACATCTGTTGGATACAAGTGATAAAGTCAAtgctttttgtagaaaattagaattatgGAGCagaaatttgaagcaaaaaaaccTAACTATGTTTACAAATGTGGATGATTCTGCTAAAACTTACAAGGCTGAAGAATTACACGTAAAAGTTGTATTTGTAAccattgaaaatcatttaaNGTATTTTCCTGCTGACGACAAACTGATAGCAAGTTACGAGTGGGTTAGGAACCCATTTCATAAGACTCCCGAAAGACTCTCAATtgatgaggaagaaaaattcatagacTTCACGACAAGAGGCgaaatcaaaatacaatttaataaatcactATTTGAATTTTGGGCAGGAGGATGA
- the LOC122272195 gene encoding protein FAM200B-like, whose translation MLAADSMKSTKLKRHLETLHSEYVNKPREFFEFKLKSYKKQQSFFKETLSVNKKALIASYKVSYKIARCKKPHSIGEELVLPAAIEIVETMFGDNFSKQLQSIPLSNDTVARRIGDIAKDVQCQLFSKLRDKLFSIQFDEATDSYKDAHLIAYVRFCDNMSVAEELLSANQ comes from the coding sequence atgttGGCGGCAGACAGCATGAAATCTACTAAACTTAAACGACATTTGGAAACGCTTCATAGTGAGTACGTCAACAAACCCAGAGAATTCTTcgaatttaagttaaaatcatataaaaagcaacaatcattttttaaagaaactttgtctgtgaataaaaaagctttaattgcATCTTACaaagtttcatataaaatagcCAGATGTAAAAAACCTCACAGCATTGGTGAAGAGCTTGTTTTGCCAGCAGCAATTGAGATTGTAGAAACTATGTTTggagataatttttcaaaacaattgcaGTCCATACCTCTCTCAAATGATACTGTTGCTCGTCGAATCGGTGATATAGCAAAAGATGTACAGTGTCAGCTTTTCTCGAAGTTGCgtgacaaattattttcaatacagTTTGATGAAGCAACAGATAGTTATAAAGATGCTCATTTAATTGCCTATGTTCGTTTTTGTGATAATATGTCAGTAGCAGAAGAACTACTTTCTGCAAACCAATAG